One stretch of Streptomyces sp. NBC_00443 DNA includes these proteins:
- a CDS encoding glycoside hydrolase family 26 protein: protein MQLFTRSRTALAAALLSGVLALSGCSVLGEESGGSSQNSEQGKAGADPAASPGTDVPYDVVPLLKPDRKYFGAAVDGAPTSMKGVDTYTKMVGKQPNLIEYYAAWGDGFDATGVRNAWREGAMTLMSWEPFDTPIADIAAGESDAYIKEYATAVRKLNLPVVISFADEFNGHWEKWGTRDVTPKDYVAAWRHIHETFIDVGASNVIWAWSPNIVNPVKSVQLKPYYPGDAYVDWVGLIGYWTIEEDNAFDSVFGATRDQVRTFTKKPMILLETAAMAGERRRADIRNLFAGVTADDDMLGFIWFNHKKRADWRLEASPLALTEFKRLAADDSFGFDVRKP, encoded by the coding sequence ATGCAGCTGTTCACCCGCTCGCGTACGGCCCTGGCGGCCGCGCTGCTCAGCGGTGTGCTCGCCCTCAGCGGCTGCTCGGTGCTCGGCGAGGAGTCGGGCGGTTCCTCGCAGAACAGCGAGCAGGGCAAGGCCGGTGCCGACCCGGCGGCGAGCCCCGGGACCGACGTGCCCTACGACGTCGTACCGCTGCTGAAGCCGGACAGGAAGTACTTCGGCGCCGCTGTGGACGGCGCGCCGACCTCCATGAAGGGCGTCGACACGTACACGAAGATGGTCGGCAAGCAGCCGAACCTCATCGAGTACTACGCCGCCTGGGGCGACGGCTTCGACGCCACGGGTGTGCGCAACGCCTGGCGTGAGGGCGCCATGACACTGATGTCGTGGGAGCCCTTCGACACGCCGATCGCCGACATCGCGGCCGGCGAGTCGGACGCCTACATCAAGGAGTACGCGACCGCGGTCCGCAAGCTGAACCTGCCCGTCGTGATCTCCTTCGCCGATGAGTTCAACGGCCACTGGGAGAAGTGGGGCACGAGGGACGTGACCCCGAAGGACTACGTGGCCGCCTGGCGGCACATCCACGAGACCTTCATCGACGTCGGCGCCTCGAACGTCATCTGGGCCTGGTCGCCCAACATCGTCAACCCGGTCAAGAGCGTGCAGCTCAAGCCGTACTACCCGGGCGATGCCTACGTCGACTGGGTCGGCCTCATCGGCTACTGGACGATCGAGGAGGACAACGCCTTCGACAGCGTCTTCGGGGCGACCCGGGACCAGGTCCGCACCTTCACCAAGAAGCCGATGATCCTGCTGGAGACCGCCGCGATGGCGGGTGAGCGGCGGCGTGCCGACATCCGCAACCTGTTCGCGGGCGTGACGGCGGACGACGACATGCTCGGTTTCATCTGGTTCAACCACAAAAAGCGTGCCGACTGGCGACTGGAGGCGAGCCCGCTGGCGCTGACGGAATTCAAGCGCCTGGCCGCCGACGACAGCTTCGGCTTCGACGTACGGAAGCCGTGA
- a CDS encoding polyprenol monophosphomannose synthase has product MTGRDNHDRHPGVPVTVVMPTYDEAANVARMAELVLGLPIDGLHLKIVDDSSPDGTGRIAEELAEKYNWDGRRRMSVLHRTEKDGLGRAYVAGMSAALEEGAAYVVQMDADGSHPAEAVPRMLGTAVASGVGLVVGSRYVEGGSLDEDWGVHRVLLSRFANRYARTVLGTKIRDITAGFNLWSAATLRDIDLATLDSAGYSFQVELKYKAVRAGHSAVEIPIRFEERTEGVSKMTLRTQLESAVVPIRLRLKHR; this is encoded by the coding sequence ATGACGGGACGTGACAACCACGACAGACACCCGGGCGTACCGGTCACCGTGGTCATGCCGACGTACGACGAGGCCGCGAACGTGGCGCGGATGGCCGAGCTGGTGCTCGGGCTGCCGATCGACGGGCTGCACCTGAAGATCGTCGACGACTCCAGCCCGGACGGCACCGGGCGGATCGCCGAGGAACTCGCCGAGAAGTACAACTGGGACGGCCGGCGCCGGATGAGCGTGCTGCACCGCACCGAGAAGGACGGCCTGGGGCGGGCGTACGTCGCGGGCATGAGCGCCGCGCTTGAGGAGGGTGCCGCGTACGTCGTCCAGATGGACGCCGACGGCAGCCACCCGGCGGAGGCGGTGCCGCGGATGCTGGGCACGGCGGTGGCCTCCGGGGTGGGCCTGGTCGTCGGCAGCCGGTACGTCGAAGGCGGTTCGCTGGACGAGGACTGGGGCGTGCACCGGGTGCTGCTGTCCCGGTTCGCCAACCGCTACGCCCGCACCGTGCTCGGCACGAAGATCCGGGACATCACGGCCGGCTTCAACCTGTGGTCGGCCGCGACCCTGCGGGACATCGACCTGGCCACCCTGGACAGCGCGGGCTACAGCTTCCAGGTCGAGCTGAAGTACAAGGCCGTACGGGCCGGACACAGCGCTGTCGAGATCCCGATCCGCTTCGAGGAGCGGACGGAGGGTGTGTCGAAGATGACGCTTCGGACGCAGCTGGAGTCGGCGGTCGTACCGATCCGGCTGCGCCTGAAGCACAGGTGA
- a CDS encoding glycosyltransferase family 2 protein, whose translation MVSQFKLAASTPLLWIYTPLLVFTVLYYLVSLRVNGFTRDFDIAHHKRLVHNWRPEMYPSVDVFLPVCGEPIEVLHNTWRHVREMADRYPGVCVPFVLDDGVSPELAAMARDFGFRYGTRENRGWFKKAGNLHFGFGQSDGQYILILDADFTPRADLLQELLPYMEADPRIGIVQSPQYFRVLDSQNWIERGAGAVQELFYRSVQVSRQGSDGAICVGSCAVYRRAALETNGGTTLIEHSEDVHTGFDLRGLGWDLRYVPIAVSTGVCPDTAGAFFNQQYRWCSGSMSLLGSRKFWQAKIRFSSRLCYMSGFFYYIHTALFTFAAPVIPIVLLMVMPDKLMVEHLVLVLPSIIYTTIIFPVWHTAPYRLEAWAARLMYGWAHVFAIWDILRKNRMGWQPTGSSGAKKNKTRRFWIGMWVWSGGTALVWVVGAVYRTFTMDAPDFALILSSGLFYALVVGRVLVQPREKAVA comes from the coding sequence GTGGTGAGTCAGTTCAAGCTGGCCGCCTCCACGCCGCTGCTGTGGATCTACACGCCGCTGCTGGTCTTCACGGTCCTGTACTACCTGGTGTCGCTGCGGGTGAACGGTTTCACCCGGGACTTCGACATCGCGCACCACAAGCGGCTGGTGCACAACTGGCGGCCCGAGATGTACCCGAGCGTCGACGTGTTCCTGCCGGTGTGCGGTGAGCCCATCGAGGTGCTGCACAACACCTGGCGGCATGTGCGGGAGATGGCCGACCGGTATCCCGGCGTCTGCGTCCCGTTCGTGCTGGACGACGGTGTCAGCCCCGAACTGGCCGCCATGGCCCGGGATTTCGGGTTCCGCTACGGCACCCGGGAGAACCGGGGCTGGTTCAAGAAGGCCGGCAACCTGCACTTCGGGTTCGGGCAGTCCGACGGCCAGTACATCCTGATCCTGGACGCCGACTTCACGCCACGCGCCGATCTGCTCCAGGAACTGCTGCCGTACATGGAGGCGGACCCGCGCATCGGGATCGTCCAGTCGCCGCAGTACTTCCGGGTGCTCGACTCGCAGAACTGGATCGAGCGCGGCGCAGGCGCGGTGCAGGAGCTGTTCTACCGGTCCGTGCAGGTCTCCCGGCAGGGCAGCGACGGTGCCATCTGCGTCGGCAGCTGCGCGGTGTACCGGCGGGCCGCGCTGGAGACCAACGGCGGTACGACGCTGATCGAGCACTCCGAGGACGTGCACACCGGCTTCGACCTGCGGGGCCTGGGCTGGGATCTGCGGTATGTGCCGATTGCCGTGTCCACGGGCGTGTGCCCGGACACCGCGGGTGCCTTCTTCAACCAGCAGTACCGCTGGTGCTCGGGGTCGATGAGCCTGCTCGGCAGCCGGAAGTTCTGGCAGGCGAAGATCAGGTTCTCCAGCCGCCTGTGCTACATGTCGGGCTTCTTCTACTATATCCACACGGCGCTGTTCACGTTCGCCGCCCCCGTCATCCCGATCGTGCTGCTGATGGTGATGCCGGACAAGCTCATGGTCGAGCACCTGGTCCTGGTGCTGCCCAGCATCATCTACACCACGATCATCTTCCCGGTGTGGCACACGGCCCCCTACCGCCTGGAGGCCTGGGCGGCCCGCCTGATGTACGGCTGGGCCCACGTGTTCGCCATCTGGGACATCCTCCGCAAGAACCGCATGGGCTGGCAGCCCACCGGCTCCTCCGGCGCCAAGAAGAACAAGACGCGGCGCTTCTGGATCGGCATGTGGGTCTGGAGCGGGGGCACCGCGCTGGTCTGGGTCGTGGGGGCGGTCTACCGGACGTTCACCATGGACGCCCCGGACTTCGCCCTGATCCTGTCGTCCGGCCTCTTCTACGCCCTCGTCGTGGGCCGAGTCCTGGTCCAGCCCCGCGAGAAGGCGGTGGCCTGA
- the rplQ gene encoding 50S ribosomal protein L17: MPKPTKGARLGGSAAHEKLLLANLAKALFEHGRITTTEAKARRLRPYAERLVTKAKKGDLHNRRQVLQVITDKSIVHTLFTEIGPRYENRPGGYTRITKIGNRRGDNAPMAVIELVEALTVAQEATGEAEAATQRAAKDAEVTEAAEAKVDTTKADDAGEAEESKDA, encoded by the coding sequence ATGCCGAAGCCCACCAAGGGTGCCCGTCTGGGCGGCAGTGCCGCGCACGAGAAGCTGCTCCTCGCGAACCTCGCGAAGGCGCTCTTCGAGCACGGCCGTATCACCACCACCGAGGCGAAGGCCCGCCGTCTGCGGCCGTACGCCGAGCGTCTGGTCACCAAGGCGAAGAAGGGCGACCTTCACAACCGCCGCCAGGTGCTGCAGGTCATCACGGACAAGAGCATCGTGCACACGCTCTTCACCGAGATCGGCCCGCGCTACGAGAACCGTCCGGGTGGCTACACCCGTATCACCAAGATCGGTAACCGCCGTGGCGACAACGCGCCCATGGCTGTCATCGAGCTGGTCGAGGCTCTGACGGTTGCTCAGGAGGCCACGGGTGAGGCCGAGGCTGCGACGCAGCGCGCTGCCAAGGACGCCGAGGTCACCGAGGCTGCTGAGGCCAAGGTCGACACGACCAAGGCTGACGACGCCGGCGAGGCCGAGGAGTCGAAGGACGCCTAA
- the rpsI gene encoding 30S ribosomal protein S9, which translates to MAETTAEQPLDENVENVENIDIDSYTTESEVPVEGEYTSESLASRFGEPQPAAGLGRRKNAIARVRIVPGTGKWKINGRTLEDYFPNKVHQQEVNEPFKVLELDGRYDVVARIAGGGVSGQAGALRLGVARALNEADVDNNRGPLKKAGFLKRDDRAVERKKAGLKKARKAPQYSKR; encoded by the coding sequence GTGGCCGAGACCACTGCCGAGCAGCCGCTCGACGAGAACGTCGAGAACGTCGAGAACATCGACATCGACAGCTACACCACCGAGTCCGAGGTTCCGGTGGAGGGTGAGTACACCTCCGAGTCCCTCGCCTCGCGCTTCGGTGAGCCCCAGCCGGCCGCCGGCCTGGGCCGTCGTAAGAACGCCATCGCCCGCGTCCGGATCGTTCCGGGCACCGGCAAGTGGAAGATCAACGGGCGGACGCTCGAGGACTACTTCCCGAACAAGGTGCACCAGCAGGAAGTCAACGAGCCCTTCAAGGTGCTCGAGCTCGACGGTCGCTACGACGTCGTCGCCCGCATCGCCGGTGGCGGTGTCTCCGGCCAGGCCGGTGCGCTGCGTCTCGGTGTCGCCCGCGCCCTGAACGAGGCCGACGTCGACAACAACCGCGGCCCGCTGAAGAAGGCCGGCTTCCTCAAGCGCGACGACCGTGCGGTCGAGCGCAAGAAGGCCGGTCTGAAGAAGGCCCGCAAGGCCCCGCAGTACAGCAAGCGCTAA
- a CDS encoding glycosyltransferase family 39 protein, giving the protein MTSPNDHYTPQPYDPYAEDDFTWFNSDGQAVPQGQQGQQGYGYDEQYYGHQQEQYSGGVPQQPVGRPEDHADQPTYALRTVQYQEVPDDEPGYHIPATPEAGWDMAGSRRRAWVSRIVLLCILLIQAALSLRMANTAFQDEALYLAAGHAELDHLFNGTPLPINYAAYFSGSPQLYPVLVALVDGQFGLTGARCLSLLFMLGTTGLLYSFTRRLFNERAALAAAALFAVLQSTVVMGYFATYDALAVFLLALATWIVVRTDRAPVIAVLLAAPVAVLAVGVKYASALYLPTICVLALLTAWPHKGAKSFLRMVLLGLGIGGLLFVGMYTTDLLAGVQQTTTDRDHGSDSAQFLLQRSAEWGGLMFLTAVGGAVSYVRRSRMNESPIALRLGNPGWRWRALLGLTLCGTALLAPAYQIQLATVVSLFKHVGFGLLFAAPMAGVGVTRLVGAHFRYPQLGIMLWTAVLCLGISQADWRFGVWPDSSKMIRTIDSHVNSKGHYLASTPEVPVYYLRDKTTHRQWQGVFALEYTDEKGKYHSGDDAYRAALREGEFDLIVLDGLTNPRVDEVVAAAVKGNPHYRLLGEVPFSNSSGTGTYRIWIKTS; this is encoded by the coding sequence ATGACCTCCCCAAACGATCATTACACGCCTCAGCCCTACGATCCGTACGCCGAGGACGACTTCACCTGGTTCAACTCCGACGGCCAGGCCGTCCCGCAGGGGCAGCAGGGGCAGCAGGGGTACGGGTACGACGAGCAGTACTACGGCCATCAGCAGGAGCAGTACTCGGGCGGCGTCCCGCAGCAGCCGGTGGGCCGGCCAGAGGACCACGCCGACCAGCCGACGTACGCGCTGCGCACGGTCCAGTACCAGGAGGTGCCGGACGACGAGCCGGGGTACCACATCCCCGCCACGCCGGAGGCCGGCTGGGACATGGCGGGCAGCCGGCGGCGGGCCTGGGTGAGCCGGATCGTGCTGCTGTGCATCCTCCTCATCCAGGCCGCGCTGTCGCTCCGGATGGCCAACACGGCGTTCCAGGACGAGGCCCTGTACCTCGCCGCCGGCCACGCCGAGCTCGACCACCTGTTCAACGGCACCCCGCTGCCCATCAACTACGCCGCGTACTTCTCCGGTTCGCCGCAGCTGTATCCGGTGCTCGTCGCGCTGGTCGACGGGCAGTTCGGGCTCACGGGCGCGCGCTGTCTGAGCCTGCTGTTCATGCTGGGCACCACCGGGCTGCTGTACTCCTTCACCCGGCGGCTGTTCAACGAGCGGGCGGCACTGGCCGCGGCGGCGCTGTTCGCGGTGCTCCAGTCGACCGTCGTGATGGGGTACTTCGCGACCTACGACGCGCTGGCCGTGTTCCTGCTCGCGCTGGCGACCTGGATCGTGGTGCGCACCGACCGCGCGCCGGTGATCGCCGTCCTGCTCGCCGCGCCCGTGGCGGTGCTCGCGGTCGGCGTGAAGTACGCGTCCGCGCTGTACCTGCCCACGATCTGTGTGCTCGCACTGCTCACCGCCTGGCCGCACAAGGGTGCAAAATCGTTCCTTCGGATGGTGCTGCTCGGCCTCGGCATCGGCGGTCTGCTGTTCGTGGGGATGTACACCACGGACCTGCTCGCCGGTGTCCAGCAGACCACCACCGACCGTGACCACGGCTCCGACAGCGCCCAGTTCCTGCTCCAGCGCTCGGCGGAGTGGGGTGGGCTGATGTTCCTGACCGCTGTCGGCGGCGCCGTCTCCTACGTACGGCGCAGCCGTATGAACGAGTCGCCGATCGCGCTGCGGCTGGGCAACCCCGGCTGGCGCTGGCGAGCCCTGCTCGGCCTGACGCTGTGCGGCACGGCCCTCCTCGCGCCCGCGTACCAGATCCAACTGGCCACCGTGGTCTCGCTGTTCAAGCACGTCGGCTTCGGTCTGCTGTTCGCCGCGCCGATGGCAGGCGTGGGCGTGACCCGTCTGGTGGGCGCGCACTTCCGCTACCCCCAGCTCGGGATCATGCTCTGGACGGCGGTGCTGTGCCTGGGCATATCGCAGGCGGACTGGCGCTTCGGCGTCTGGCCCGACTCCTCGAAGATGATCAGGACCATCGACTCCCATGTGAACTCCAAGGGCCACTACCTCGCCTCGACGCCCGAGGTGCCCGTCTACTACCTGCGGGACAAGACCACTCACCGGCAGTGGCAGGGCGTCTTCGCGCTGGAGTACACGGACGAGAAGGGCAAGTACCACTCCGGTGACGACGCCTACCGCGCGGCGCTGCGCGAGGGCGAGTTCGACCTGATCGTCCTGGACGGGCTCACCAACCCGCGCGTCGACGAGGTCGTCGCGGCCGCGGTCAAGGGCAACCCGCACTACCGGCTCCTCGGCGAGGTGCCCTTCAGCAACTCCAGCGGCACGGGCACGTACCGCATCTGGATCAAGACCTCCTGA
- the truA gene encoding tRNA pseudouridine(38-40) synthase TruA, with protein MSDEAAPGYVRLRLDLSYDGAEFSGWAKQAGGRRTVQGEIEDALRTVTRSGGTTYELTVAGRTDAGVHARGQVAHVDLPEAVWREHHEKLLKRLAGRLSKDVRVWALREAPSGFNARFSAVWRRYAYRVTDNPGGVDPLLRSHVLWHDWPLDVDAMNEAAGRLLGEHDFAAYCKKREGATTIRTLQELSLVRGDDGIVTATVRADAFCHNMVRSLIGALLFVGDGHRPADWPGKVLAAGVRDSAVHVVRPHGLTLEEVGYPADELLAARSKEARNKRFLPGTSGCETC; from the coding sequence GTGAGTGATGAAGCAGCACCCGGCTACGTCCGTCTACGCCTCGACCTGTCCTATGACGGGGCCGAGTTCTCCGGCTGGGCCAAGCAGGCCGGTGGGCGGCGGACCGTGCAGGGGGAGATCGAGGACGCCCTGCGGACCGTCACGCGGTCGGGCGGGACGACGTACGAACTGACCGTGGCGGGGCGTACCGACGCCGGAGTGCATGCTCGGGGGCAGGTGGCGCATGTCGATCTGCCGGAGGCGGTCTGGCGGGAGCACCACGAGAAGCTGCTCAAGAGGCTTGCCGGGCGGCTGTCCAAGGACGTGCGGGTGTGGGCGCTGCGGGAGGCGCCCAGTGGGTTCAACGCGCGGTTCTCGGCGGTCTGGCGGCGCTATGCGTATCGCGTCACCGACAATCCCGGGGGTGTCGACCCGCTGCTGCGCAGCCACGTCCTCTGGCACGACTGGCCCCTCGACGTCGACGCCATGAACGAGGCAGCCGGGCGGCTCCTGGGCGAGCACGACTTCGCCGCCTACTGCAAGAAGCGGGAGGGGGCGACCACCATCCGTACGCTCCAGGAGCTGAGCCTCGTGCGGGGGGACGACGGGATCGTCACCGCCACCGTTCGTGCCGACGCCTTCTGCCACAACATGGTGCGGTCGCTGATCGGGGCGCTGCTGTTCGTGGGGGACGGGCACCGGCCCGCCGACTGGCCCGGCAAGGTGCTTGCCGCCGGTGTCAGGGACTCCGCCGTGCATGTCGTACGGCCGCACGGGCTCACCCTCGAAGAAGTGGGGTATCCGGCGGACGAGTTGCTGGCGGCGCGGAGCAAGGAGGCGCGGAACAAGCGGTTCCTGCCTGGGACGTCCGGATGCGAAACCTGTTAG
- the glmM gene encoding phosphoglucosamine mutase, whose protein sequence is MGRLFGTDGVRGVANADLTAEMALGLSVAAAHVLAEAGTFEGHRPTAVVGRDPRASGEFLEAAVVAGLASAGVDVMRVGVLPTPAVAHLTGSLGADLGVMLSASHNAMPDNGIKFFARGGHKLADDLEDRIESVYDEHRHGEPWQRPTGAAVGRVRSYDQGFDEYVAHLLGVLPNRLDGLKIVLDEAHGAAAGVSPEAFRQAGADVVTIGAEPDGLNINDGCGSTHLDKLKAAVLGHGAALGIAHDGDADRCLAVDHTGEEVDGDQILAVLALAMRERSALRSETVVATVMSNLGFKLALEREGLKLVQTAVGDRYVLEEMKEHGYALGGEQSGHVIILDHATTGDGTLTGLLLAARVAETGRTLRDLAAVMERLPQVLINVPDVDRTRVGDSADLAAAVAEAERELGSTGRVLLRPSGTEPLVRVMVEAADIEQARSVAGRLADVVKSALG, encoded by the coding sequence GTGGGACGACTCTTCGGCACGGACGGCGTGCGTGGTGTCGCCAACGCGGATCTGACGGCCGAGATGGCTCTCGGTCTGTCCGTGGCGGCAGCGCACGTACTCGCCGAGGCGGGCACCTTCGAGGGCCACCGGCCGACAGCGGTGGTCGGGCGGGACCCGCGCGCGTCCGGGGAGTTCCTGGAGGCCGCCGTCGTCGCGGGCCTCGCCAGTGCGGGTGTCGACGTGATGCGGGTCGGCGTGCTGCCCACGCCCGCGGTCGCGCACCTCACCGGCTCGCTCGGCGCCGACCTCGGAGTCATGCTCTCCGCCAGCCACAACGCCATGCCGGACAACGGCATCAAGTTCTTCGCCCGCGGCGGCCACAAGCTTGCCGACGACCTGGAGGACCGTATCGAGTCCGTCTACGACGAGCACCGGCACGGTGAGCCGTGGCAGCGGCCGACGGGTGCGGCAGTCGGGCGGGTGCGGTCGTACGACCAGGGGTTCGACGAGTACGTCGCCCACCTCCTCGGCGTCCTGCCCAACCGGCTGGACGGGCTGAAGATCGTCCTCGACGAGGCGCACGGCGCCGCGGCAGGCGTCTCTCCGGAGGCGTTCCGGCAGGCCGGGGCCGACGTCGTCACCATCGGTGCCGAGCCGGACGGGCTCAACATCAACGACGGCTGCGGGTCCACGCATCTGGACAAGCTGAAGGCCGCCGTCCTCGGCCACGGGGCCGCGCTGGGCATCGCGCACGACGGGGACGCCGACCGGTGCCTCGCCGTGGACCACACCGGCGAGGAGGTGGACGGCGACCAGATCCTCGCCGTGCTCGCGCTGGCGATGCGGGAACGGTCCGCGCTGCGTTCCGAGACCGTCGTGGCGACCGTGATGTCGAACCTCGGCTTCAAGCTGGCGCTGGAGCGCGAGGGGCTGAAGCTGGTGCAGACCGCCGTCGGTGACCGGTATGTGCTGGAGGAGATGAAGGAGCACGGCTACGCCCTCGGCGGCGAGCAGTCCGGGCACGTCATCATCCTCGACCACGCCACGACCGGCGACGGCACGCTGACCGGGCTGTTGCTGGCGGCTCGGGTCGCGGAGACCGGGCGTACGCTGCGGGACCTCGCCGCCGTGATGGAGCGGCTGCCGCAGGTGCTGATCAATGTGCCGGACGTGGACCGGACCCGTGTCGGGGACTCGGCCGACCTTGCAGCTGCCGTTGCCGAGGCGGAGCGGGAACTTGGTTCCACGGGGCGGGTGTTGCTCAGGCCTTCCGGTACCGAGCCGTTGGTGCGGGTGATGGTCGAGGCGGCGGATATCGAGCAGGCTCGGTCTGTCGCCGGGCGGCTGGCCGATGTGGTGAAGTCCGCGCTCGGGTAG
- a CDS encoding UDP-glucose dehydrogenase family protein: MRLTVIGTGYLGATHAACMAELGHDVLGVDVDPDKVAALQAGRVPFHEPGLPELIARHTASGRLRFTTDYAQAAAFGDVHFVCVGTPQRTGSEGADLTYVDSAFAAIAAHAGPDALLVGKSTVPVGTAGRLADTHAGVEVAWNPEFLREGFAVEDTLRPDRLVFGVRSERAETILRKVYAPVLAAGTPLVTADFPTAELVKTAANAFLATKISFINAMAEVCEAAGGDVGVLAEAIGYDDRIGRKFLRAGVGFGGGCLPKDIRAFAHRADELGVSLAFLREVDAINMRRRDKVVELARELCGGGVLGARIAVLGAAFKPDSDDIRDSPALNVAARLRLDGADVTVYDPEAMDNARKAFPLLGYALSAEEALRGADLVLHLTEWPQFREIDPERARSLVSRPRIVDGRGVLDADRWTAAGWRFRALGKPAPVGEGPR, encoded by the coding sequence ATGCGGCTCACCGTCATCGGCACCGGCTACCTCGGTGCCACCCACGCCGCCTGCATGGCGGAGCTCGGCCACGACGTCCTCGGGGTCGACGTCGACCCCGACAAGGTCGCCGCGCTGCAGGCGGGCCGGGTGCCGTTCCACGAGCCCGGGCTGCCGGAACTGATCGCCAGGCACACGGCGAGCGGGCGGCTGCGGTTCACGACCGACTACGCGCAGGCCGCGGCCTTCGGCGACGTGCACTTCGTGTGCGTCGGTACGCCGCAGCGCACCGGCTCCGAAGGCGCCGATCTGACGTACGTCGACTCCGCCTTCGCGGCGATAGCCGCGCACGCCGGCCCCGACGCACTGCTGGTCGGCAAGTCGACCGTGCCGGTGGGGACAGCGGGGCGGCTCGCGGACACGCATGCCGGCGTCGAGGTCGCCTGGAACCCGGAGTTCCTGCGGGAGGGCTTCGCCGTCGAGGACACGCTACGGCCGGACCGGCTGGTGTTCGGGGTGCGCTCGGAGCGTGCCGAAACGATTCTGCGGAAGGTGTACGCACCTGTCCTCGCCGCCGGAACCCCACTCGTGACCGCCGACTTTCCGACCGCCGAACTGGTCAAGACGGCCGCCAACGCCTTCCTCGCCACCAAGATCTCCTTCATCAACGCGATGGCGGAGGTCTGCGAGGCCGCGGGCGGCGACGTCGGCGTGCTTGCCGAGGCGATCGGCTACGACGACCGGATCGGCCGGAAGTTCCTGCGGGCCGGCGTCGGCTTCGGCGGGGGCTGTCTGCCCAAGGACATCCGCGCCTTCGCGCACCGCGCCGACGAACTGGGCGTCTCGCTGGCGTTCCTGCGCGAGGTGGACGCGATCAACATGCGGCGCCGCGACAAGGTTGTCGAACTGGCCCGGGAGCTGTGCGGGGGAGGGGTCCTGGGGGCCCGTATCGCCGTACTCGGTGCCGCCTTCAAGCCCGACTCCGACGACATCCGTGACTCGCCGGCGCTCAACGTCGCCGCGCGGCTGCGGCTCGACGGCGCCGACGTCACGGTCTACGACCCCGAGGCGATGGACAACGCCCGCAAGGCGTTCCCGCTCCTCGGATACGCCCTGTCGGCCGAGGAGGCGCTGCGCGGCGCCGACCTCGTGCTGCATCTGACCGAGTGGCCGCAGTTCCGGGAGATCGACCCGGAGCGGGCCCGGTCGCTGGTTTCCCGTCCGCGGATCGTGGACGGGCGGGGGGTGCTCGACGCGGACCGCTGGACCGCGGCGGGCTGGCGGTTCCGGGCGCTGGGAAAGCCCGCGCCCGTTGGGGAGGGGCCTCGGTAG
- the rplM gene encoding 50S ribosomal protein L13, giving the protein MRTYSPKPGDVTRQWHVIDAQDIVLGRLATTAASLLRGKHKPIYAPHVDTGDFVIIINADKVHLSGNKRTQKMAYRHSGYPGGLRSVRYDELLDKNPEKAVEKAVKGMLPKNTLGRQMLSKLKVYKGDQHPHGAQQPQPYEITQVAQ; this is encoded by the coding sequence GTGCGTACGTACAGCCCCAAGCCCGGCGATGTGACGCGCCAGTGGCACGTCATCGACGCTCAGGACATTGTCCTGGGTCGTCTCGCCACCACTGCGGCGTCCCTCCTGCGGGGCAAGCACAAGCCGATCTACGCCCCTCACGTCGACACCGGTGACTTCGTCATCATCATCAACGCCGACAAGGTGCACCTGTCCGGCAACAAGCGGACCCAGAAGATGGCGTACCGCCACTCCGGCTACCCGGGTGGTCTGCGCTCCGTCCGTTACGACGAGCTCCTCGACAAGAACCCCGAGAAGGCCGTCGAGAAGGCCGTCAAGGGCATGCTCCCCAAGAACACTCTGGGCCGTCAGATGCTCTCGAAGCTGAAGGTCTACAAGGGTGACCAGCACCCGCACGGCGCGCAGCAGCCGCAGCCGTACGAGATCACCCAGGTCGCGCAGTAA